ACCTGCCTACGGGGATTTGCCTAAACGATTGACTCTGCAACTCTTCGACAGATATCCCTTGCCGATTCGCAGAAAATGCATCCAATTCCAGGATTCGGTCTGTCTCAATCCGGCCTGGCGCAACCGTATTGACCAAAATTTGATCGTTTGCCAACTCGGCAGCCAGGCTTTTTGTCAGCCCATAGACACCTGTGCGGATCGTATTCGAAAGAATTAATCCGTTGATCGGTTGCTTAATGGAACTGGATGTCAATGTAATGATACGCCCCGCTCCTTTTGCCCGCATATGTGGAAGACTTGCACGGATCATCCGGACAGCACTCAATAAATTCAACTCGAACGCTTTTTGCCACTGTGCATCATCAAATTGATCAAACATGCCGGCAGGCGGTCCGCCTGCATTGTACACCAGAACATCCAATCCACCGCCCGCCGAAACGGCTGTGCTGACCGCATTCTCCACATCTTCCGCACGTGTAATGTCCATTTCTGCACAAGTAACTGCTTGTCCAGTGATTCTCTTAATTTCTTCTGCCGTTTGCTGCAATTGTTCAAAATTGCGGCTGGCAATCGTTACGATCGCACCTTCCCGCGCATATTCCAATGCAGTTGCCTTTCCAAGCCCTTTACTGGCTGCAGACACTAAGACAGATTTTCCCTTAAGACCTAAATCCATCATCAAACCTCCCAAAAGCTTGTTATAAACTACCTTGTTATAAACTACCATTCTGTATTCATTGTATCGCATCCTAAAGCGTTTGCAACATGCACCCGACTTGGAAACGCCAGTTTAAAACTCTCCATACGGGCAACCAACGCCATGAGAGCCGCGAAAATGGAATTCTGTGCACATTTTGGTTTTATTTGAGAACATTTGATATGAATGAAAAAGTATAGTATAACAGATAAGGTTAGCAAAATTTTTTCACATTCTTGTCGGTGATTGCAAGAGCGCTGTTGCTATAGATAAAGAGCTTGTCGATATTGATTTGGGATGCAAAAACAAAGGAGGAAAGCGGAAAAGATGGAACGAACCAAACCATACAGAATCCTATTGTATTATAAGTACGTAAAAATCGAAAATCCGGAAGAGTATGCAAAAGAACATTTGCAATTTTGCAAGGATCTTGGTTTGAAAGGCCGTATCTTGATTGCGGCGGAAGGCATTAACGGAACTGTATCCGGAACCGTGGAGCAAACGGATGCGTATATGCAAGAAATGCACAGCGATCCGCGTTTTGCCGATATGGTTTTTAAAATTGATGAGACGGATGGACATGCATTTAAAAAGATGCATGTTCGCCATAAGAAAGAATTGGTAACGTTTCGAGTTGATGAGTACCAATTGGATCCTAATGAATTGACTGGAAAATATTTGTCTCCCAAAGAATTTTACGAACAATTGCAACAGGAAGATGTCATTGTGCTTGACGGGCGGAACGACTACGAATACGATATCGGCCATTTTCGCAACGCCATTCGGCCGGATGTGGAATCTTTTCGGGAGTTCCCGGAATGGATTCGCAATAATTTCAGCCAATACAAAGACAAAAAA
Above is a window of Fodinisporobacter ferrooxydans DNA encoding:
- a CDS encoding SDR family oxidoreductase; amino-acid sequence: MDLGLKGKSVLVSAASKGLGKATALEYAREGAIVTIASRNFEQLQQTAEEIKRITGQAVTCAEMDITRAEDVENAVSTAVSAGGGLDVLVYNAGGPPAGMFDQFDDAQWQKAFELNLLSAVRMIRASLPHMRAKGAGRIITLTSSSIKQPINGLILSNTIRTGVYGLTKSLAAELANDQILVNTVAPGRIETDRILELDAFSANRQGISVEELQSQSFRQIPVGRYGTPEEFARAVVFLGSFANTYITGQALLVDGGMVKGL
- a CDS encoding rhodanese-related sulfurtransferase, which encodes MERTKPYRILLYYKYVKIENPEEYAKEHLQFCKDLGLKGRILIAAEGINGTVSGTVEQTDAYMQEMHSDPRFADMVFKIDETDGHAFKKMHVRHKKELVTFRVDEYQLDPNELTGKYLSPKEFYEQLQQEDVIVLDGRNDYEYDIGHFRNAIRPDVESFREFPEWIRNNFSQYKDKKVLTYCTGGIRCEKLTGFLIEEGFKDVAQLNGGIVTYSKDPEVQGKLFDGKCYVFDERISVRINQTDEDVVIGNCIHCGKPEDRYINCTNDLCHDQHICCVACEQEHQGYCSSSCAEFDRQRKQQLQTNQ